A window of Fragaria vesca subsp. vesca linkage group LG7, FraVesHawaii_1.0, whole genome shotgun sequence contains these coding sequences:
- the LOC101299419 gene encoding chlorophyll a-b binding protein 6A, chloroplastic-like, with product MASNTLMSCGIATTAFPSVLSSSKSKFATAVQLPSVGANASSRFSMSAEWMPGQPRPPYLDGSAPGDFGFDPLRLGEVPENLERFKESELIHCRWAMLAVPGILVPEALGLGNWVKAQEWAALPGGQATYLGNPVPWGTLPTILVIEFLSIAFVEHQRSMEKDPEKKKYPGGAFDPLGYSKDPKKFEEYKVKEVKNGRLALLAFVGFVVQQSAYPGTGPLENLATHLADPWHNNIGDIIIPKGLLPN from the exons ATGGCTTCCAACACTTTGATGAGCTGTGGCATTGCCACCACAGCCTTCCCTTCAGTCCTATCTTCCTCCAAGTCTAAATTCGCCACTGCAGTCCAGCTCCCTAGTGTTGGCGCCAATGCTTCCTCCAGGTTCTCCATGTCAGCGGAGTGGATGCCTGGCCAGCCCCGGCCTCCTTACCTCGATGGATCCGCTCCAGG TGACTTTGGATTTGACCCGCTTAGACTAGGAGAAGTACCAGAGAACTTGGAGAGGTTCAAGGAATCTGAACTGATTCACTGCAGATGGGCTATGCTTGCTGTT CCAGGGATTCTAGTACCAGAAGCATTGGGGTTAGGCAACTGGGTAAAGGCACAAGAATGGGCAGCACTTCCAGGAGGCCAAGCAACTTACCTAGGCAATCCAGTTCCATGGGGAACTTTGCCTACAATTTTGGTCATCGAGTTCCTCTCCATTGCCTTCGTAGAGCATCAACGTAGCATGGAAAAGGATCCGGAGAAGAAGAAGTACCCTGGTGGAGCTTTCGACCCCTTGGGATACTCCAAGGACCCAAAGAAGTTCGAGGAATACAAAGTCAAAGAGGTCAAAAATG GTCGGCTTGCATTGTTGGCTTTTGTTGGATTCGTAGTTCAACAATCGGCGTACCCCGGCACCGGACCGTTGGAGAATTTGGCCACTCACTTGGCTGATCCATGGCACAACAACATTGGGGACATCATTATCCCCAAAGGGCTTTTGCCTAATTGA